One window of Terriglobales bacterium genomic DNA carries:
- a CDS encoding thioesterase family protein, with protein MRYAETDQMGVVYHSNFIIWFEVGRVELLRSLGFRYRDMEEQDDCHIAVVDVKLRYKAPARYDDEILVRTQLKNMRESLLHFSYEILRADDGTLLAEGETTHIVVDSKFQKTQLPEKYLAAFAKAAGRHS; from the coding sequence GTGCGCTACGCCGAGACCGACCAGATGGGCGTGGTCTACCACTCGAACTTCATCATCTGGTTCGAGGTCGGCCGCGTCGAGCTGCTGCGCTCGCTCGGCTTCCGCTACCGCGACATGGAGGAGCAGGACGACTGCCACATCGCCGTCGTCGACGTGAAGCTGCGCTACAAGGCGCCCGCGCGCTACGACGACGAGATCCTCGTCCGCACGCAGCTCAAGAACATGCGCGAGTCGCTGCTGCACTTCAGCTACGAGATCCTGCGCGCTGACGACGGCACTCTGCTCGCCGAAGGCGAGACCACGCACATCGTGGTGGATTCGAAGTTCCAGAAGACGCAGCTGCCGGAAAAGTATCTGGCGGCGTTCGCCAAGGCGGCCGGCCGGCATTCCTGA